Proteins found in one Erythrobacter sp. 3-20A1M genomic segment:
- a CDS encoding penicillin-binding protein activator produces MSFSRLNRRSILVVAAALLAGCQIIPKAPQTSTPGPAPEPTAGPSTSTLPSDETRHRVALLVPLSGSNGAVGQSIANATTMALLDTGAENLRITTYDTASGARTAARQAIADGNRLILGPLMSNDVGDVLAEARPADVPLISFSNDAQVARADVFVMGHIPSESIERTVRYAGAKGARRFAALIPDGEYGSRAEQALKEAVARVGGTVTRIESYSRSNTSIVSAAQRLRQNGGFDAVLVADGADRAIEAAKVLHPGGSGPGRIIGTELWSGEAALTRNAAMRGAQFAAVSDARFRKFSDSYKTRFGGQPFRISTLGYDSVLLALRVATDWKPGTPFPTRKLLDQGGFLGLDGAFRFEKTGLVERAMEVREVRDGEVVIVDQAPSRFGN; encoded by the coding sequence ATGAGTTTTTCGAGGCTGAACCGCCGCTCCATTCTGGTCGTGGCGGCTGCGCTGCTCGCGGGGTGTCAGATCATCCCGAAGGCACCGCAGACCTCGACCCCCGGCCCGGCACCAGAACCGACCGCGGGACCCAGCACATCGACCCTGCCCAGCGATGAAACGCGGCATCGGGTCGCCCTGCTCGTTCCCCTGAGCGGCAGCAATGGCGCGGTGGGCCAGTCGATAGCGAACGCCACCACGATGGCGCTGCTCGATACCGGTGCGGAGAACCTTCGTATCACTACCTATGACACCGCAAGCGGTGCGCGCACCGCCGCGCGGCAGGCAATCGCTGACGGCAACCGCCTTATCCTAGGGCCTCTCATGTCGAACGATGTGGGGGACGTCCTGGCCGAGGCGCGGCCCGCCGATGTCCCGCTGATCTCCTTCTCCAACGACGCGCAGGTCGCCCGGGCCGATGTTTTTGTGATGGGGCATATTCCCAGCGAATCGATCGAACGGACTGTGCGCTACGCCGGGGCGAAGGGCGCGCGCCGCTTTGCCGCCCTCATCCCCGATGGCGAATACGGCAGCCGCGCCGAACAGGCGCTGAAGGAAGCCGTCGCCCGCGTCGGCGGCACCGTCACCCGGATAGAGAGCTATAGCCGCAGCAACACCTCGATCGTCAGCGCGGCGCAGCGTCTGCGCCAGAACGGCGGGTTCGATGCCGTGCTGGTAGCCGATGGGGCCGATCGGGCGATCGAGGCGGCCAAGGTCCTACACCCCGGCGGCAGCGGACCGGGCCGCATCATCGGCACCGAATTGTGGAGCGGGGAAGCTGCCCTGACGCGCAACGCTGCGATGCGCGGGGCGCAGTTTGCCGCCGTTTCCGACGCGCGCTTCCGCAAGTTCTCCGACAGCTACAAAACTCGCTTCGGTGGGCAGCCCTTCCGTATCTCCACGCTGGGTTACGACAGCGTGCTGCTGGCGCTGCGAGTGGCGACGGACTGGAAACCCGGCACCCCCTTCCCCACGCGCAAGCTGCTGGACCAGGGCGGTTTCCTTGGCCTCGACGGCGCTTTCCGCTTCGAAAAGACCGGACTGGTCGAGCGCGCCATGGAGGTGCGCGAGGTGCGCGACGGCGAAGTCGTGATCGTGGACCAGGCCCCTTCCCGCTTCGGCAATTGA
- the rsmI gene encoding 16S rRNA (cytidine(1402)-2'-O)-methyltransferase has product MESEATRQPLSAGLYIVATPIGNLGDITLRAIDILARCDGVACEDTRVTGKLMKHLGLSKPLWRYDDHSGERDRARLVESMATRAVALVSDAGTPLVSDPGFRLVTAAREAAVPITTIPGACAAIAGLTLSGLPNDRFLFAGFLPVKDKAKGDVLSGLAAINATLVFYETGPRLTKSLSAIERTLPGRAVSVARELTKLHEECRTGSAEELIAHYEAHPPKGEIVLLVGPPGESEPGDFDIDALLRDALETEKPSQAAAQVAKATGQDRKALYARALELRR; this is encoded by the coding sequence GTGGAAAGCGAAGCGACCCGCCAACCCCTGTCTGCCGGACTGTATATAGTCGCCACGCCCATTGGCAATCTCGGCGACATCACCTTGCGCGCGATCGACATCCTCGCTCGTTGCGACGGAGTGGCGTGCGAGGACACGCGTGTGACCGGCAAGCTCATGAAGCATCTCGGGCTGTCCAAGCCGCTATGGCGTTACGACGATCATTCGGGAGAACGCGACAGGGCGCGCCTGGTAGAAAGCATGGCCACGCGCGCGGTGGCGCTGGTGAGCGATGCGGGAACGCCGCTGGTTTCCGACCCCGGCTTCCGTCTGGTGACGGCAGCGCGCGAGGCGGCGGTTCCGATCACCACGATACCCGGAGCATGCGCGGCGATCGCGGGTCTGACGCTTTCCGGCCTGCCCAACGACCGCTTCCTGTTCGCCGGTTTCCTGCCGGTAAAGGACAAGGCGAAAGGCGATGTGCTCTCTGGTCTAGCGGCGATCAATGCGACGCTGGTGTTCTACGAGACCGGACCACGCCTGACGAAGAGCCTCTCAGCTATTGAACGGACATTGCCCGGCCGGGCCGTCTCGGTGGCTCGCGAGCTGACCAAGCTGCACGAGGAATGCCGTACAGGGTCGGCGGAAGAACTGATCGCACATTACGAGGCGCATCCCCCCAAGGGCGAAATTGTACTGCTGGTCGGACCGCCGGGCGAGAGCGAACCGGGGGATTTCGACATAGATGCCCTGCTGCGTGATGCGCTCGAAACCGAAAAGCCTTCTCAGGCCGCGGCGCAGGTGGCGAAGGCCACCGGGCAGGATCGTAAGGCGCTCTATGCCCGCGCGCTGGAACTGCGCCGATGA
- a CDS encoding DedA family protein — MDSVIVDIVQQLGLAGIAILMALENIFPPMPSEAIMGAAGLAVHHGRMSLWAVVVAGTIGTLVGNYFWFWIGDKWGYERLGPFIDRWGRWLTMEWEDVENASRFFRKHGHWVVFLLRTTPIMRTMISLPAGLAHMNWIKFSIFTAAGAALWNILLVVGTGWLVSAFPGGTSIFAGVLIAIAAISILAYIWRLITWKPRSRRD, encoded by the coding sequence ATGGATTCGGTCATCGTCGATATCGTCCAGCAACTCGGCCTTGCCGGGATTGCGATCCTGATGGCGCTCGAAAATATCTTTCCGCCGATGCCATCGGAAGCGATCATGGGCGCGGCGGGCCTCGCCGTTCACCATGGTCGCATGAGCCTGTGGGCGGTGGTCGTCGCCGGGACTATTGGCACCCTGGTCGGCAATTACTTCTGGTTTTGGATCGGCGACAAATGGGGCTACGAGCGCCTCGGCCCGTTCATCGATCGCTGGGGACGATGGCTGACGATGGAGTGGGAGGACGTCGAGAACGCCAGCCGCTTCTTCCGCAAGCATGGCCACTGGGTCGTGTTCCTGTTGCGCACCACACCGATCATGCGGACGATGATTAGCCTGCCCGCCGGCCTTGCCCATATGAACTGGATCAAGTTCAGCATCTTCACCGCGGCCGGCGCCGCCCTCTGGAACATACTGTTGGTGGTCGGCACGGGATGGCTCGTGAGCGCTTTCCCCGGCGGAACCTCGATCTTCGCGGGTGTGCTCATCGCGATCGCCGCGATATCGATCCTCGCCTATATCTGGCGGCTCATCACATGGAAGCCGCGTAGCCGGCGCGACTAG
- a CDS encoding tyrosine recombinase XerC encodes MSEAALLAQWSAYLAQDRRRSPHTVRAYEAAARRLLLAQSHDDWPQVAAIDHAALRRHMATRRAEGLSNASAARELSALKGFIAFARREAGEVEPAPPRLRGPRTKKGLPRPVTPDDAVNLAERVESDAVEGWIGARDRAVLYLLYGAGLRIAEALSLAGRDAPLGDRLQVTGKGGKQRVVPILPQVAEAVARYTATCPWPLGPAEPLFRGAKGGPLSPGLIQKATARARRSLGLPASATPHALRHSFATHLLGNGTDLRSLQELLGHASLGSTQIYTKVDAATMLDTYRAAHPRERED; translated from the coding sequence GTGAGCGAAGCCGCGCTGCTGGCGCAGTGGAGCGCCTATCTCGCGCAGGATCGGCGGCGTTCGCCTCACACGGTTCGCGCTTACGAGGCCGCGGCACGGCGGTTGTTGCTTGCGCAGTCCCACGACGACTGGCCGCAAGTGGCCGCCATCGACCACGCGGCCTTGCGTCGCCATATGGCGACCCGCCGGGCGGAGGGTTTGTCAAACGCCTCCGCCGCGCGTGAGCTGTCGGCGCTGAAAGGGTTCATTGCGTTTGCCCGCCGCGAAGCGGGAGAGGTCGAGCCCGCCCCGCCCCGATTGCGCGGTCCGCGAACGAAGAAGGGCCTTCCCCGCCCTGTCACACCGGACGATGCGGTGAACCTCGCCGAACGGGTCGAGAGCGACGCGGTGGAAGGCTGGATCGGCGCGCGTGACCGGGCGGTGCTGTACCTGCTTTACGGGGCTGGCCTGCGCATCGCGGAGGCGCTGTCGCTTGCCGGGCGGGATGCGCCGCTCGGCGACCGGCTGCAAGTCACCGGCAAGGGCGGCAAGCAGCGAGTGGTGCCGATACTGCCGCAGGTGGCCGAAGCCGTCGCGCGCTATACCGCCACCTGCCCGTGGCCGCTGGGGCCTGCCGAACCGCTGTTCCGCGGAGCGAAGGGCGGGCCGCTATCGCCAGGGCTCATCCAGAAGGCCACCGCTCGCGCGCGCCGCTCCCTGGGGCTTCCGGCAAGCGCAACGCCCCATGCCCTGCGCCATAGCTTCGCGACGCATTTGCTGGGCAACGGGACCGACCTTCGCAGCCTCCAGGAATTGCTCGGCCATGCCAGCCTAGGTTCGACGCAGATCTACACCAAGGTGGATGCCGCGACGATGCTCGATACCTATCGCGCGGCGCATCCGCGCGAGCGCGAGGACTAG
- a CDS encoding YraN family protein, producing the protein MKRQRAESAGREGERQAALYLQLKGWRILDRRRKTPLGEIDLVARRGNLVAFIEVKWRRKASDLDTAIDEFRLRRVAAAVGAVAHEYATQGEDIRIDVLLMAPRSMPRHIVNAWMP; encoded by the coding sequence ATGAAGCGCCAGCGCGCGGAAAGTGCCGGTCGCGAAGGGGAGCGGCAGGCGGCGCTGTACCTCCAGCTGAAAGGCTGGCGCATTCTCGACCGCCGCCGCAAGACCCCGCTGGGCGAGATCGACCTGGTGGCGCGACGGGGGAATCTCGTCGCTTTCATAGAGGTCAAATGGCGTCGCAAAGCGAGCGACCTCGACACCGCGATAGACGAATTCCGCCTGCGCCGTGTCGCGGCCGCCGTCGGAGCGGTCGCCCATGAATATGCAACGCAGGGCGAGGATATCCGTATCGATGTCCTGCTGATGGCGCCGCGCAGCATGCCGCGCCATATCGTCAACGCCTGGATGCCCTGA
- the parE gene encoding DNA topoisomerase IV subunit B codes for MADDLFENTPASSGDYDSSSIEVLEGLEPVRRRPGMYIGGTDDRALHHLVAEVLDNSMDEAVAGHASRIEVKLEAGNRVTVTDNGRGMPVDEHPKFPGKSTLEVILSTLHSGGKFSGKAYATSGGLHGVGVSVVNALSAHTRVEVARDRQLYAQEFSKGQTLGPIEELGPTPNRRGTTVTFTPDPEIFGDRQFNPKRLFKLARSKAYLFAGVEIRWKCDETLASADVPTEATFNFPGGLADHLAEQIGERECVTATPFAGSQDFPEQDGTTQGRVEWAIAWPLYSDGSTSWYCNTVPTPDGGTHEQGLRAALTKGLRAFGDLTGQKKAKDITADDVMTGAEIMLSVFIRDPQFQSQTKDRLTSPEAARLVENAVRDHFDHFLSENMDRGRALLGSVMERMDERLRRKAEREVKRKTATNAKKLRLPGKLTDCSGEGDGETELFIVEGDSAGGSAKQARNRKTQAILPIRGKILNVASATADKIRANSEIADLVLALGCGTRKDCDPENMRYDRIIIMTDADVDGAHIATLLMTFFFQEMPEVVKRGHLFLAQPPLYRLTAGKESAYARDDAHRAELEATVFKGKKVEVARFKGLGEMNPQQLRETTMAPESRGLIRITLPPEHEQRHAVKELVDRLMGRNPEHRFNFIQNRAGELDRDLIDA; via the coding sequence ATGGCCGACGATCTTTTCGAGAACACCCCCGCTTCCAGCGGCGATTACGATAGCTCCTCGATCGAGGTGCTGGAGGGGCTGGAGCCGGTGCGCCGCCGCCCGGGCATGTATATCGGCGGCACCGACGATCGCGCCCTCCACCACCTCGTCGCCGAAGTGCTCGACAATTCGATGGACGAGGCGGTGGCGGGGCACGCCAGCCGGATCGAGGTCAAGCTGGAGGCGGGAAACCGCGTGACCGTGACCGACAATGGTCGCGGCATGCCGGTGGACGAACATCCCAAGTTCCCCGGCAAGTCGACGCTGGAAGTGATCCTCTCGACACTACATTCGGGCGGCAAGTTCTCGGGCAAGGCCTATGCCACCAGCGGCGGCCTGCACGGCGTGGGCGTATCAGTGGTAAATGCCCTGTCGGCGCATACGCGGGTCGAGGTTGCGCGCGACCGCCAGCTCTATGCGCAGGAATTTAGCAAGGGGCAGACGCTCGGCCCGATCGAAGAGCTGGGTCCGACACCGAACCGGCGCGGAACCACGGTGACGTTCACCCCCGACCCCGAGATTTTCGGGGATCGCCAGTTCAATCCGAAGCGATTGTTCAAGCTCGCCCGGTCGAAAGCCTACCTGTTCGCCGGGGTAGAAATCCGCTGGAAATGCGACGAGACACTGGCGAGTGCAGACGTCCCAACGGAGGCGACCTTCAATTTCCCCGGTGGGCTGGCGGACCACCTTGCCGAGCAGATCGGCGAGCGGGAGTGCGTTACGGCTACGCCTTTCGCGGGATCGCAGGACTTTCCCGAGCAGGACGGCACGACACAGGGCCGCGTCGAGTGGGCGATCGCCTGGCCCCTGTATTCCGATGGTTCGACCAGCTGGTACTGCAACACCGTACCCACGCCCGATGGCGGCACGCACGAGCAGGGCCTGCGTGCTGCTTTGACAAAGGGACTGCGCGCATTCGGCGACCTTACCGGGCAGAAGAAGGCCAAGGACATCACCGCCGACGACGTGATGACGGGCGCCGAGATCATGCTCAGCGTCTTCATCCGCGATCCGCAATTCCAGAGCCAGACGAAGGACCGCCTGACCAGCCCGGAGGCGGCGCGTCTGGTCGAGAATGCGGTGCGCGATCACTTCGACCATTTCTTGTCCGAGAACATGGATCGTGGCCGCGCGCTGCTCGGCAGCGTGATGGAGCGGATGGACGAGCGGCTGCGCCGCAAGGCCGAGCGAGAGGTCAAGCGCAAGACCGCGACCAACGCGAAGAAGTTGCGCCTGCCCGGCAAGCTGACCGACTGCAGCGGCGAAGGCGACGGTGAGACCGAGCTGTTCATCGTCGAAGGCGACAGCGCGGGCGGCAGCGCGAAGCAGGCGCGCAATCGCAAGACGCAGGCGATCCTGCCGATCCGCGGCAAGATCCTGAACGTCGCCAGCGCCACCGCGGATAAGATTCGGGCCAATTCGGAAATCGCCGACCTGGTCCTCGCTCTCGGCTGCGGCACGCGCAAGGACTGCGATCCGGAGAACATGCGCTACGACCGCATCATCATCATGACCGATGCCGATGTCGACGGTGCGCACATCGCAACGCTGCTGATGACGTTCTTCTTCCAGGAAATGCCCGAGGTGGTGAAGCGCGGGCACCTATTCCTCGCACAACCGCCGCTCTATCGGCTGACTGCGGGCAAGGAGAGCGCCTACGCCCGCGACGACGCCCATCGCGCGGAGCTGGAGGCAACGGTCTTCAAGGGCAAGAAGGTGGAGGTCGCGCGGTTCAAGGGCCTTGGCGAAATGAACCCGCAGCAATTGCGCGAAACCACCATGGCACCCGAAAGCCGCGGCCTGATCCGGATCACCCTCCCCCCCGAGCACGAGCAGCGCCACGCGGTGAAGGAACTGGTCGATCGCCTGATGGGCCGCAATCCCGAACACCGGTTCAACTTCATCCAGAACCGCGCAGGCGAGCTCGACCGCGACCTGATCGACGCCTGA
- a CDS encoding bifunctional alpha/beta hydrolase/OsmC family protein, translated as MPTETVTIENAEGIELSGSIEMPAGALRGAALFAHCFTCTKQSIAAVHVSRALARHGIATLRFDFTGLGGSEGEFGHQGFSGDVDDLVASAGFLERRFGGPILLVGHSLGGAAVLAGAERLQNVAGVVTIGAPASVPHALKQVSGNLGAIEQDGEGPVDIGGRPFTVSRTFIEQMRSADLLSCVAKLRTPLMVMHSPTDDTVGIENAAKLFEKAHHPKSFVSLEDANHLLTRSADATFVAEMTAGWAHKRFPELETQLPDEGIRVSTGHGRFASIVETRSHHFVADEPRSVGGDDTGPTPYDLLLAALGTCTAMTMRMYADRKGWPLAGTRIELRHERDHQQECDHVTAMEEGKQIQALYREIALLGDELTTEQRAKLIEIADRCPVHRTLDGHLHIHTETAED; from the coding sequence ATGCCGACCGAGACCGTGACCATCGAAAATGCGGAAGGCATCGAGCTCTCCGGGTCGATCGAGATGCCCGCCGGGGCTCTTCGCGGTGCTGCGCTGTTCGCGCACTGCTTTACCTGCACGAAGCAAAGCATCGCCGCCGTGCATGTCTCGCGCGCGCTGGCGCGTCATGGTATCGCGACGCTACGGTTCGATTTCACTGGTTTGGGGGGTAGCGAGGGCGAGTTCGGCCACCAGGGGTTCTCGGGCGATGTCGACGATCTCGTCGCGAGCGCGGGCTTTCTCGAACGGCGCTTCGGCGGACCGATCCTGCTGGTCGGCCACAGCCTGGGCGGCGCGGCCGTCTTGGCGGGAGCGGAGCGGCTCCAGAATGTAGCGGGCGTCGTCACCATCGGCGCACCGGCCAGCGTGCCGCATGCGCTGAAGCAGGTCTCCGGTAATCTCGGCGCGATCGAGCAGGATGGCGAAGGGCCGGTCGATATCGGCGGTCGACCCTTCACGGTCAGCCGGACCTTCATCGAACAGATGCGTTCGGCCGACCTCCTGTCCTGCGTCGCAAAGCTGCGCACGCCGCTGATGGTCATGCATTCGCCGACCGACGACACGGTCGGGATCGAGAACGCAGCGAAGTTGTTCGAGAAGGCCCATCACCCGAAGAGCTTCGTAAGCCTCGAAGATGCGAACCATCTGCTCACGCGATCCGCGGACGCCACATTCGTGGCCGAAATGACCGCCGGATGGGCGCATAAGCGGTTTCCCGAATTGGAAACGCAATTGCCGGACGAAGGCATTCGGGTCTCCACCGGCCACGGGCGCTTCGCGAGCATCGTCGAGACCCGGAGCCACCATTTCGTCGCCGACGAGCCGCGCTCGGTCGGAGGGGACGATACCGGCCCGACGCCCTACGACCTGCTGCTGGCGGCGCTCGGCACGTGCACCGCGATGACGATGAGGATGTACGCCGATCGCAAGGGCTGGCCGTTAGCCGGGACGCGCATCGAGCTGCGCCACGAGCGCGATCACCAGCAGGAATGCGACCACGTCACCGCCATGGAAGAGGGCAAGCAGATTCAGGCCCTCTACCGGGAAATCGCTCTCCTCGGAGATGAACTCACGACCGAACAGCGCGCGAAGCTGATCGAGATCGCGGACAGATGCCCGGTGCATCGCACGCTGGATGGGCATCTCCACATTCATACCGAGACTGCCGAAGACTGA
- a CDS encoding MoxR family ATPase, with protein MTAQFEGTSSYIATEDLKVAVNAAVTLRRPLLVKGEPGTGKTVLAHEIAKAIDAPLIEWNVKSSTKAQQGLYEYDAVARLRDGQLGDERVHDIANYIKKGKLWEAFTAPELPVLLIDEIDKADIEFPNDLLQELDRMSFDVYETQERIEAKERPIVVITSNNEKELPDAFLRRCFFHYIKFPDRDTMQAIIDVHFPGIQARLVKQAMDVFYELREVPGLKKKPSTSELLDWLKLLMNEDMPLEVLQDSNPNKAIPPLHGALLKNEQDVMLFERLAFMSRRNPGG; from the coding sequence ATGACCGCACAATTCGAAGGCACCAGTTCCTACATCGCGACCGAAGACCTGAAGGTGGCCGTCAACGCCGCTGTCACCTTGCGGCGCCCCCTGCTGGTCAAGGGTGAGCCCGGCACCGGCAAGACGGTGCTGGCCCACGAGATCGCCAAGGCGATCGATGCCCCCCTGATCGAATGGAACGTCAAGTCGAGCACCAAGGCGCAGCAGGGGCTTTACGAGTACGACGCGGTCGCCCGCTTGCGCGACGGCCAGCTGGGCGACGAGCGTGTCCACGACATTGCGAACTACATCAAGAAGGGCAAGCTGTGGGAAGCGTTCACCGCACCCGAGCTGCCCGTCCTGCTGATCGACGAGATAGACAAGGCCGATATCGAGTTTCCCAACGACCTGTTGCAGGAACTCGACCGGATGAGCTTCGATGTTTACGAGACGCAGGAGCGGATCGAGGCGAAGGAACGCCCGATCGTCGTCATCACCTCCAACAACGAGAAGGAGCTGCCTGACGCGTTTCTGCGCCGCTGCTTCTTCCACTACATCAAGTTCCCCGATCGCGACACGATGCAGGCGATCATCGACGTGCACTTTCCCGGCATCCAGGCGCGGCTGGTGAAGCAGGCGATGGACGTGTTCTACGAATTGCGCGAAGTGCCGGGCCTGAAGAAGAAGCCTTCGACCAGCGAACTGCTCGACTGGCTCAAGCTGCTGATGAACGAGGACATGCCGCTGGAGGTGCTGCAGGACAGCAACCCGAACAAGGCGATCCCGCCGCTCCACGGCGCGCTGCTGAAGAACGAACAGGACGTCATGCTGTTCGAACGGCTCGCTTTCATGAGCCGGCGCAATCCGGGCGGCTGA
- the gshB gene encoding glutathione synthase: MPLNAAFQMDPMESIKIAGDSSFALMLSAQARGHRVWHYDVATLAYEDGRITAHAAPVTVQRVEGDHFTMGERRRIDLGSEIDVVLMRQDPPFHLGYITAAFLLDRLKGTTLVVNDPREVVNAPEKMFVLDYARFMPPTLIARHADDVRAFQEKHGSVVVKPLHGNGGKAIFRLGEDRMNTSALFEVFNQTWPEPHMVQPFLPSVSEGDKRIVLIDGEFAGAINRLPGEGEFRSNLAQGGRAEAATLTAREEEICAAMGPELKRRGLVFVGIDVIGGEWLTEINVTSPTGIVAIDRFNGTDSGAAIWDAIEARHAAM, translated from the coding sequence ATGCCGCTGAACGCCGCCTTCCAGATGGACCCCATGGAAAGCATCAAGATCGCAGGCGATTCCAGCTTCGCGCTGATGCTGTCGGCGCAGGCGCGCGGGCATCGCGTGTGGCATTATGACGTTGCGACACTGGCCTACGAAGACGGGCGCATCACTGCGCATGCTGCGCCGGTGACGGTGCAACGGGTCGAGGGCGATCATTTCACCATGGGGGAGCGGCGGCGGATCGATCTCGGCAGCGAGATCGACGTGGTGCTGATGCGGCAGGACCCACCGTTTCACCTCGGCTACATCACCGCCGCATTTCTGCTCGATCGGCTTAAGGGCACCACCCTGGTGGTGAACGATCCGCGCGAGGTGGTGAACGCGCCGGAAAAGATGTTCGTACTCGACTACGCGCGCTTCATGCCCCCGACGCTGATCGCGCGGCATGCCGACGATGTGCGCGCCTTCCAGGAGAAGCATGGTTCGGTGGTGGTGAAGCCGCTGCACGGAAACGGCGGCAAGGCGATCTTCCGCCTGGGCGAGGACCGGATGAACACCTCCGCCCTATTCGAGGTTTTCAACCAGACTTGGCCCGAACCCCACATGGTCCAGCCTTTCCTCCCTTCCGTAAGCGAAGGCGACAAGCGCATCGTGCTGATCGACGGCGAATTCGCGGGCGCAATCAACCGCTTGCCGGGCGAGGGCGAGTTCCGCTCCAACCTTGCGCAAGGGGGTCGTGCCGAGGCGGCGACGTTGACCGCGCGGGAGGAAGAAATCTGCGCGGCAATGGGGCCGGAGCTCAAGCGCCGGGGACTGGTCTTCGTCGGGATCGACGTGATCGGCGGCGAATGGCTGACCGAGATCAACGTCACCAGCCCCACCGGAATCGTCGCGATCGACAGGTTCAACGGCACCGATAGCGGCGCGGCGATCTGGGACGCGATCGAGGCGCGCCACGCCGCGATGTAG
- the hemW gene encoding radical SAM family heme chaperone HemW has translation MARALYIHWPFCLKKCPYCDFNSHVRQDVDQARWLTAMKADMQAEAALAGNETLTSIFFGGGTPSLMEARTVAGLLEEAERLWGFAPDIEITCEANPTSFEAARFRDFAAAGVNRVSLGVQSFEPEALRFLGREHSVGEATAALEAAQSIFDRVTFDLIYARPNQSPEEWERELRHGLSFATRHLSLYQLTIEPGTRFATDVRRGDFAPLDDDAAADLFAVTRELTESAGLPAYEISNHATSGQESAHNLTYWRYRDYVGIGPGAHGRRGGQATTRHRKPENWLAAIDSDGSGIAETRELSVREQASEALLMGLRLREGIDRVELGRRFGLEPDRLLRIDRLALYTDLGFVRTEGARIAITPAGMPLLDALLGELVDDGLVTS, from the coding sequence GTGGCCCGCGCTCTCTACATTCACTGGCCCTTCTGCCTGAAGAAGTGCCCCTATTGCGACTTCAATAGCCATGTCCGGCAGGATGTGGACCAGGCGCGGTGGCTCACCGCAATGAAGGCCGACATGCAGGCCGAGGCGGCGTTGGCCGGCAACGAAACGCTGACCTCAATCTTCTTCGGTGGCGGCACGCCTTCGCTGATGGAAGCGCGCACCGTCGCCGGACTGTTGGAAGAGGCGGAGCGGCTGTGGGGTTTCGCACCCGATATCGAGATCACCTGCGAGGCGAACCCGACTTCGTTCGAGGCGGCGCGGTTTCGGGACTTCGCCGCCGCCGGGGTCAATCGCGTCTCCCTCGGCGTCCAGAGTTTCGAGCCCGAAGCGCTGCGGTTCCTCGGTCGCGAGCATTCGGTGGGCGAGGCGACCGCCGCGCTGGAGGCAGCGCAGTCGATCTTCGACCGGGTGACGTTCGATTTGATTTACGCCCGACCGAACCAGTCGCCAGAGGAATGGGAGCGGGAGCTGCGGCACGGTCTATCCTTCGCCACCCGCCATTTGTCACTTTACCAGCTCACCATAGAACCCGGCACGCGTTTCGCGACAGACGTGCGGCGCGGCGATTTCGCTCCGCTGGACGACGACGCGGCGGCCGATCTGTTCGCGGTGACCCGCGAACTGACCGAAAGCGCAGGCTTGCCGGCATACGAGATCAGCAATCATGCGACATCGGGTCAGGAAAGCGCGCACAACCTGACCTATTGGCGCTATCGCGACTATGTCGGGATCGGGCCGGGCGCACACGGGCGCCGCGGCGGGCAGGCCACCACGCGGCACCGCAAGCCGGAGAACTGGCTGGCGGCGATCGACTCCGATGGCTCGGGTATCGCCGAAACACGCGAGCTTTCGGTTCGCGAACAGGCGAGCGAAGCGCTGCTGATGGGCCTGCGGCTGCGCGAGGGGATCGACCGGGTCGAACTGGGTCGCCGCTTCGGCCTCGAACCCGATCGGCTGCTGCGTATCGACCGGCTCGCGCTCTACACCGATCTCGGCTTCGTGCGCACAGAGGGGGCGCGCATCGCTATAACCCCGGCGGGTATGCCACTGCTCGATGCCCTGCTCGGAGAGCTGGTGGACGATGGGCTGGTGACGTCGTGA